A region from the Bombyx mori chromosome 15, ASM3026992v2 genome encodes:
- the LOC101738073 gene encoding thialysine N-epsilon-acetyltransferase isoform X1 yields the protein MSAQSGAAAAVTVRAATRDDMPLVHNMIYELAAHEGVADGPKLSIQDLVSDGFEQSPAWFFVLIAELDGQVAGYALCNRAYSSWTGRAVYVEDLWVSERHRRRGVARALLRALCERCAAEQVTRLDWHVLEDNAPALALYARLGARDLYRSERRLALRLDEPCILAVAAGHLLPSTPPQSGAHIFPRFD from the exons ATGTCTGCGCAGAGCGGCGCCGCGGCCGCGGTGACGGTGCGGGCCGCCACGCGGGACGACATGCCCCTCGTGCACAACATGATCTAT GAGCTGGCGGCGCACGAGGGCGTCGCTGACGGGCCGAAGCTTTCAATCCAAG ATCTGGTTTCGGACGGATTCGAGCAGTCTCCGGCGTGGTTCTTCGTGTTGATAGCCGAGCTGGACGGACAGGTGGCCGGGTATGCGCTCTGCAACCGCGCGTACTCCAGCTGGACGGGGCGCGCCGTGTACGTGGAGGACCTGTGGGTGTCGGAGCGGCACCGGCGGCGCGGCGTGGCGCGGGCGCTGCTGCGGGCGCTGTGCGAGCGCTGTGCGGCGGAGCAGGTGACGCGGCTCGACTGGCACGTGCTGGAGGACAACGCGCCGGCGCTGGCGCTGTACGCGCGGCTCGGCGCCCGCGACCTCTACCGCTCCGAGCGTCGCCTGGCGCTGCGTCTGGACGAGCCCTGCATCTTGGCCGTCGCCGCGGGCCACCTGCTGCCGTCCACTCCACCTCAGTCGGGCGCCCATATATTTCCTCGTTTCGATTAA
- the LOC101738073 gene encoding thialysine N-epsilon-acetyltransferase isoform X2, translating into MLCCAVLYCAVLSCAVLCVCLCLYLIRYELAAHEGVADGPKLSIQDLVSDGFEQSPAWFFVLIAELDGQVAGYALCNRAYSSWTGRAVYVEDLWVSERHRRRGVARALLRALCERCAAEQVTRLDWHVLEDNAPALALYARLGARDLYRSERRLALRLDEPCILAVAAGHLLPSTPPQSGAHIFPRFD; encoded by the exons ATGCTGTGCTGTGCTGTGCTGTACTGTGCTGTGCTGAGCTGTGCTGTGCTGTGTGTCTGcttgtgtttatatttaattcgaTAT GAGCTGGCGGCGCACGAGGGCGTCGCTGACGGGCCGAAGCTTTCAATCCAAG ATCTGGTTTCGGACGGATTCGAGCAGTCTCCGGCGTGGTTCTTCGTGTTGATAGCCGAGCTGGACGGACAGGTGGCCGGGTATGCGCTCTGCAACCGCGCGTACTCCAGCTGGACGGGGCGCGCCGTGTACGTGGAGGACCTGTGGGTGTCGGAGCGGCACCGGCGGCGCGGCGTGGCGCGGGCGCTGCTGCGGGCGCTGTGCGAGCGCTGTGCGGCGGAGCAGGTGACGCGGCTCGACTGGCACGTGCTGGAGGACAACGCGCCGGCGCTGGCGCTGTACGCGCGGCTCGGCGCCCGCGACCTCTACCGCTCCGAGCGTCGCCTGGCGCTGCGTCTGGACGAGCCCTGCATCTTGGCCGTCGCCGCGGGCCACCTGCTGCCGTCCACTCCACCTCAGTCGGGCGCCCATATATTTCCTCGTTTCGATTAA